The following are encoded together in the Streptomyces sp. NBC_00358 genome:
- a CDS encoding alpha-2,8-polysialyltransferase family protein, whose product MTTQIFMASTLYGTATLAAALDTDAFGPADRRILLVSNNAATPETTSAVDGMPGFERLRGRFDEVISWNETISPFHPGGWTPRPDDVPLWERHLRLAWNLGDDDVELAVESIQVNPALGVSQIFMGAPVTVYADGLMSYGPTRNKIDPLVGTRVTRLLHLDLVHGLKPLLLTEFDVEPEIVPTDAFVKVLAELVDTGDELPSVDEPALLLGQYLSALEILTAEEEEQLHVRMLRGALALGHTRVVFKPHPSAPARWSRMLEKEAEKLGADLTVLDTPVLAEVLYQRMRPALVVGCFSTALLTASALYGLPVARVGTGSLLDRLAPYENSNRVPVTIVDALLPDLSDSAAVTGQRPGMDVADLTKLLRAVGFAMQPKIYPDLRPAAESYLTHQLTQHTWRYFKRKRLTSLALPGAVPAQLAFIPRNATVRRVARRARSLKRAVGR is encoded by the coding sequence GTGACCACCCAGATCTTCATGGCGTCCACGCTGTACGGGACGGCCACGCTCGCCGCGGCCCTCGACACCGACGCCTTCGGACCCGCCGACCGGCGCATCCTGCTCGTCTCCAACAACGCGGCGACGCCGGAGACGACGTCCGCCGTGGACGGGATGCCCGGCTTCGAGCGGCTGCGCGGCCGCTTCGACGAGGTCATCTCGTGGAACGAGACCATCTCCCCCTTCCACCCGGGCGGCTGGACCCCGCGGCCGGACGACGTACCCCTGTGGGAGCGTCATCTGCGGCTCGCCTGGAACCTCGGTGACGACGACGTCGAGCTGGCCGTCGAGTCGATCCAGGTCAACCCGGCGCTGGGCGTCTCCCAGATCTTCATGGGCGCGCCCGTCACGGTGTACGCCGACGGCCTGATGAGCTACGGCCCCACCCGCAACAAGATCGACCCGCTGGTCGGCACCCGGGTGACCCGGCTGCTCCACCTGGACCTGGTCCACGGCCTCAAGCCGCTGCTGCTCACCGAGTTCGACGTCGAGCCGGAGATCGTGCCCACGGATGCGTTCGTGAAGGTGCTGGCCGAACTCGTCGACACCGGGGACGAGTTGCCGTCCGTCGACGAGCCGGCGCTGCTGCTCGGCCAGTACCTCTCCGCGTTGGAGATCCTCACCGCCGAGGAGGAGGAGCAGCTCCACGTACGGATGCTGAGGGGCGCCCTCGCGCTCGGCCACACCCGTGTGGTGTTCAAACCGCACCCCTCGGCCCCGGCGCGCTGGTCGCGGATGCTGGAGAAGGAGGCGGAGAAACTGGGCGCGGACCTCACCGTCCTCGACACCCCGGTCCTCGCCGAGGTGCTCTACCAGCGGATGCGTCCCGCGCTGGTCGTCGGGTGCTTCTCCACGGCGCTGCTCACCGCGTCCGCGCTGTACGGCCTGCCGGTCGCCCGCGTCGGAACCGGATCGCTGCTGGACCGCCTCGCCCCGTACGAGAACAGCAACCGCGTCCCGGTGACCATCGTCGACGCGCTGCTGCCCGATCTGTCGGACAGCGCGGCGGTCACCGGGCAGCGCCCCGGCATGGACGTGGCGGACCTGACGAAGCTGCTGAGAGCCGTCGGTTTCGCGATGCAGCCGAAGATCTACCCGGACCTGCGGCCCGCGGCCGAGAGCTATCTGACGCACCAGTTGACCCAGCACACCTGGCGCTACTTCAAGCGCAAGCGCCTCACCTCGCTGGCCCTGCCCGGAGCGGTCCCGGCACAGCTCGCCTTCATCCCGCGCAACGCGACCGTACGGCGGGTCGCCCGCAGGGCGCGCTCCCTGAAGCGGGCGGTGGGCCGCTGA
- a CDS encoding acyltransferase family protein, with protein sequence MIDTPEEARGTSTGTVVRTVLPPAETPRAPKPAARRENRLRALDGLRLIAALMVAGYHYGGRDGEVVQAWGSSPKHQFPTLHHLFAYGCLGVQVFFVISGFVICMSGWGRPLRSFFASRASRLLPAYWAAIIIVTAVFALPVVAYKAVSPSDALVNLTMLQQPLGVDRVLGVCWTLWAEIRFYALFALCIVLPGANRQRVILFCAGWTLAAAIAQGVDEPLLNMVLMPEYAPYFIGGVGLYLVHRNRRDAHAWGIVGVSWLIGQHYAVQRLWHAPNPRFFSDRSSLGILLVVTFGYVAVAAIALGWLRWANWRWLTVAGALTYPFYLVHEHLGWVAIKAYHQTLHLPSYGTFLATVATMLLLAWLLNRYVEKWLTPKLRTALSKPRP encoded by the coding sequence GTGATCGACACGCCCGAGGAGGCCCGCGGGACGTCAACCGGCACCGTGGTCCGTACCGTCCTGCCACCCGCCGAGACGCCCCGCGCGCCCAAGCCCGCGGCGCGCCGGGAGAACCGGCTGCGCGCCCTCGACGGACTGCGGCTGATCGCCGCCCTGATGGTGGCCGGATACCACTACGGCGGCCGGGACGGCGAGGTCGTCCAGGCCTGGGGCAGCTCGCCGAAGCATCAGTTCCCCACCCTGCACCACCTGTTCGCCTACGGCTGCCTGGGCGTGCAGGTCTTCTTCGTGATCAGCGGCTTCGTCATCTGCATGAGCGGCTGGGGCCGGCCCCTGCGCTCCTTCTTCGCCTCCCGGGCCTCCCGGCTGCTGCCCGCGTACTGGGCCGCGATCATCATCGTGACGGCGGTGTTCGCCCTGCCCGTCGTCGCGTACAAGGCGGTCTCCCCGAGCGACGCGCTGGTCAACCTCACGATGCTCCAGCAGCCGCTGGGCGTCGACCGGGTGCTGGGCGTGTGCTGGACCCTGTGGGCCGAGATCCGCTTCTACGCCCTCTTCGCGCTGTGCATCGTGCTGCCCGGGGCGAACCGGCAGCGCGTGATCCTCTTCTGCGCGGGCTGGACCCTGGCGGCGGCGATCGCGCAGGGCGTGGACGAGCCGCTCCTGAACATGGTCCTGATGCCGGAGTACGCCCCGTACTTCATCGGCGGTGTCGGCCTCTACCTCGTGCACCGCAACCGGCGTGACGCGCACGCCTGGGGCATCGTCGGCGTGAGCTGGCTGATCGGCCAGCACTACGCGGTCCAGCGCCTGTGGCACGCCCCGAACCCGCGGTTCTTCTCCGACCGCTCGTCCCTCGGCATCCTGCTCGTCGTCACCTTCGGCTACGTCGCCGTGGCCGCGATCGCGCTGGGCTGGCTGCGCTGGGCGAACTGGCGCTGGCTGACGGTCGCGGGCGCGCTGACGTACCCGTTCTACCTGGTCCACGAGCACCTGGGCTGGGTCGCCATCAAGGCCTACCACCAGACCCTGCACCTCCCGTCGTACGGGACGTTCCTGGCCACGGTCGCCACCATGCTGCTGCTCGCCTGGCTGCTCAACCGGTACGTGGAGAAGTGGCTCACCCCGAAGCTCCGTACGGCCCTGTCGAAGCCGCGCCCGTAA
- a CDS encoding TetR/AcrR family transcriptional regulator C-terminal domain-containing protein translates to MATRRSPKLDKKHVVETALRLLNETGLDGLTLRAIAKELNVQAPALYWHFKNKQELLDEMATEMYRRMVDVPGATGGADWRERLLAANRGLRAGLLSYRDGARVFSGSRFTGTLHAVEMERTLTLFTQAGFTLTQAIRATSTAHFYTLGFVAEEQGVQPMPDERREGYDMDERARRMADFPLSAAAGTEIFEDYERHFEDGLALVVAGIGARYGIG, encoded by the coding sequence GTGGCTACCCGGAGATCCCCCAAGCTGGACAAGAAGCACGTGGTCGAGACCGCGCTGCGGCTCCTCAATGAGACCGGCCTCGACGGCCTCACCCTGCGCGCCATCGCCAAGGAGCTGAACGTCCAGGCGCCGGCGCTCTACTGGCATTTCAAGAACAAGCAGGAACTGCTCGACGAGATGGCCACGGAGATGTACCGCCGGATGGTCGACGTCCCTGGGGCGACAGGGGGTGCCGACTGGCGGGAGCGGCTGCTGGCGGCCAACCGCGGACTGCGCGCCGGCCTGCTGAGCTATCGCGACGGGGCGAGGGTCTTCAGCGGTTCACGGTTCACGGGCACCCTGCACGCCGTCGAGATGGAGCGGACGCTGACGCTCTTCACGCAGGCGGGATTCACCCTCACCCAGGCGATCCGCGCGACGTCCACGGCGCACTTCTACACGCTCGGCTTCGTCGCCGAGGAGCAGGGCGTCCAGCCCATGCCGGACGAGCGCCGCGAGGGCTACGACATGGACGAACGTGCCCGCCGCATGGCCGACTTCCCGTTGTCGGCCGCGGCGGGCACGGAGATCTTCGAGGACTACGAGCGGCACTTCGAGGACGGTCTCGCCCTGGTCGTCGCGGGCATCGGGGCGCGCTACGGGATCGGCTGA
- a CDS encoding FAD-dependent monooxygenase yields MTAAANVKLDVDVLVVGAGPTGLALGVDLARRGVDALVVERGEGLAPGSRGKGIQPRTMEVLDDLGVLDEIRAAGGDYPVGMIWQDGRPAGERPMFDPAEDDEEGSPFTEPWMVPQWRTQEILRTRLTGLGGRVLFGREVTGFGQDEDGVTVHIASGEGSKTLRARYVVAADGGRSAVRRAAGIGMTGAGADGSGVVDPDPILVADARISGLDRDHWHVFPPGGDSEGFMAVCPLAGTEHFQIVAGFPAGTAVDSSPDGVRAVFAARTHLTADSVTDLRWISDFRPRAALADRFRVGRVFLAGDAAHIHSPAGGQGLNTSVQDAYNLGWKLGAVLRGEAPAALLHTYEEERRSIAADMLGLSTRIHRGEARRGRETRQLGLGYRGSSLAVETRGDLSDAALRAGDRAPGGTVEGVRLFDVFRGPHWTLLTVGADAATPVLPGVRTARIGAYERYGTGVFLVRPDGYVGWAGTDARGLQEYAARVGLSVG; encoded by the coding sequence ATGACAGCAGCAGCGAACGTGAAGCTGGACGTGGACGTATTGGTCGTCGGCGCGGGCCCCACCGGGCTCGCCCTCGGCGTCGATCTCGCGCGGCGGGGCGTGGACGCGCTCGTCGTCGAACGGGGCGAGGGGCTCGCGCCCGGCTCGCGCGGCAAGGGAATCCAGCCGCGCACCATGGAGGTCCTGGACGACCTCGGCGTCCTCGACGAGATCCGCGCGGCGGGGGGCGACTACCCGGTCGGAATGATCTGGCAGGACGGGAGGCCGGCGGGCGAGCGCCCGATGTTCGACCCGGCCGAGGACGACGAGGAGGGCTCCCCGTTCACCGAGCCGTGGATGGTGCCGCAGTGGCGCACCCAGGAGATCCTGCGCACGCGGCTGACCGGACTCGGCGGCAGGGTCCTCTTCGGCCGCGAGGTGACCGGGTTCGGCCAGGACGAGGACGGCGTGACCGTGCACATCGCCTCGGGCGAGGGCTCGAAGACCCTCCGCGCACGGTACGTCGTCGCCGCCGACGGAGGCCGCTCGGCCGTGCGCCGGGCCGCGGGCATCGGCATGACCGGTGCCGGGGCCGACGGTTCGGGCGTCGTCGACCCGGACCCGATCCTCGTGGCGGACGCCCGGATCAGCGGCCTGGACCGCGACCACTGGCACGTCTTCCCGCCGGGCGGGGACAGCGAGGGCTTCATGGCGGTCTGCCCGCTGGCGGGCACGGAGCACTTCCAGATCGTCGCCGGGTTCCCGGCCGGAACCGCGGTGGACAGCTCCCCCGACGGCGTACGCGCGGTGTTCGCCGCCCGTACGCACCTGACCGCCGACTCGGTGACGGACCTGCGCTGGATCTCGGACTTCCGGCCCCGCGCGGCACTGGCGGACCGCTTCCGCGTGGGGCGGGTCTTCCTCGCCGGGGACGCGGCGCACATCCACTCCCCGGCCGGCGGCCAGGGGCTCAACACCAGCGTCCAGGACGCCTACAACCTGGGCTGGAAGCTCGGCGCGGTCCTGCGCGGCGAGGCTCCCGCGGCCCTCCTGCACACCTACGAGGAGGAACGCCGTTCCATCGCCGCCGACATGCTCGGCCTGTCCACCCGGATCCACCGGGGCGAGGCCCGCCGCGGCAGGGAGACCCGTCAGCTCGGGCTCGGCTACCGCGGTTCCTCCCTCGCGGTGGAGACCCGCGGGGACCTGTCCGACGCGGCCCTGCGCGCGGGCGACCGCGCCCCCGGCGGAACCGTGGAGGGCGTACGCCTCTTCGACGTGTTCCGGGGCCCGCACTGGACGCTGCTGACGGTCGGCGCGGACGCGGCGACGCCGGTGCTCCCGGGTGTCCGCACGGCACGGATCGGGGCGTACGAGCGGTACGGGACCGGGGTCTTCCTCGTCCGGCCCGACGGGTATGTGGGGTGGGCGGGCACCGACGCGCGGGGTCTGCAGGAGTACGCGGCCCGGGTGGGGCTGAGCGTCGGCTGA
- the leuE gene encoding leucine efflux protein LeuE, which yields MLGVIDLPTYLAGLVLIVLLPGPNSLYVLSVAARRGVRTGYTAAAGVWCGDTVLMTLSAAGVASLLQANAVLFGIVKYAGAGYLTWLAVGMLRAAWAMWRARREPAAESVEPETVAGERPFRRALVISLFNPKAILFFVAFFVQFVDPGYAYPALSFVVLGAFAQLASFLYLTALIFSGTRLAEAFRRRKRLSAGATTAAGALFLGFAVKLTLASA from the coding sequence ATGCTTGGTGTCATCGATCTCCCCACCTATCTCGCAGGTCTCGTCCTGATCGTCCTGCTCCCGGGACCGAACTCGCTGTACGTGCTGTCCGTCGCCGCCCGCAGGGGTGTCCGCACGGGCTATACCGCCGCCGCGGGTGTGTGGTGCGGTGACACCGTGCTGATGACGCTGTCGGCGGCCGGTGTCGCGTCGCTGCTACAGGCGAACGCCGTGCTGTTCGGGATCGTGAAGTACGCCGGCGCGGGATATCTGACCTGGCTGGCGGTCGGGATGCTGCGGGCCGCGTGGGCGATGTGGCGGGCCCGGCGGGAGCCGGCCGCCGAGAGCGTGGAACCCGAGACCGTGGCCGGGGAGCGGCCGTTCCGGCGGGCGCTGGTGATCAGCCTGTTCAACCCGAAGGCCATCCTGTTCTTCGTCGCCTTCTTCGTGCAGTTCGTCGACCCCGGGTACGCCTACCCGGCCCTGTCGTTCGTCGTGCTCGGCGCCTTCGCCCAGCTCGCGAGCTTCCTGTACCTGACCGCCCTGATCTTCAGCGGCACGCGCCTCGCGGAGGCGTTCCGCCGCCGCAAGCGCCTCTCCGCGGGCGCCACCACCGCCGCGGGCGCTCTCTTCCTCGGCTTCGCGGTGAAGCTCACGCTCGCCAGCGCCTAG
- a CDS encoding acyl-CoA mutase large subunit family protein — protein MARESESGLPIEPVYGPEALDGWDPAEKLGAPGAYPFTRGVYPSMYTGRPWTMRQYAGFGTAVESNARYRQLIAHGTTGLSVAFDLPTQMGHDSDAPLAHGEVGKVGVAIDSVDDMRVLFGGIPLDKVSTSMTINAPAALLLLMYQLVGEEQGVSADRLTGTVQNDVLKEYIARGTYIFPPKPSLRLIADIFKYCRAEIPKWNTISISGYHMAEAGATPAQEIAFTLADGIEYVRTAVAAGMDVDDFAPRLSFFFVARTTILEEVAKFRAARRIWARVMRDEFGARNPKSLMLRFHTQTAGVQLTAQQPEVNLVRVAVQGLGAVLGGTQSLHTNSFDEAIALPTDKSARLALRTQQVLAYETDVTATVDPFAGSYVVERMTDDVEAAAVALMTRVEDLGGAVEAIEHGFQKGEIERSAYRVAQETDSGERVVVGVNRFQLDAEEPYEPLRVDPAIEAQQAERLARLRAERDQEAVDTALAALKKAAEGTDNVLHPMKEALRARATVGEVCNALREIWGTYVPTDAF, from the coding sequence ATGGCGCGCGAATCCGAATCCGGACTGCCCATCGAACCGGTGTACGGTCCCGAGGCCCTGGACGGCTGGGACCCGGCCGAGAAGCTCGGCGCGCCGGGCGCCTACCCCTTCACCCGGGGCGTGTACCCGTCGATGTACACGGGCCGTCCATGGACCATGCGGCAGTACGCCGGGTTCGGTACGGCCGTGGAGTCCAACGCCCGCTACCGGCAGCTCATCGCCCACGGCACGACGGGTCTGTCCGTCGCCTTCGACCTGCCGACCCAGATGGGCCACGACTCGGACGCGCCCCTCGCGCACGGCGAGGTCGGCAAGGTCGGAGTCGCGATCGACTCGGTCGACGACATGCGTGTCCTGTTCGGCGGGATCCCGCTGGACAAGGTCTCCACCTCGATGACGATCAACGCGCCCGCCGCGCTGCTGCTGCTGATGTACCAGCTCGTCGGCGAGGAACAGGGCGTGTCCGCCGACCGGTTGACGGGCACCGTCCAGAACGACGTCCTCAAGGAGTACATCGCCCGCGGGACGTACATCTTCCCGCCCAAGCCGTCCCTGCGGCTGATCGCGGACATCTTCAAGTACTGCCGGGCCGAGATCCCGAAGTGGAACACCATCTCGATCTCGGGCTACCACATGGCCGAGGCGGGAGCGACTCCCGCGCAGGAGATCGCGTTCACGCTCGCCGACGGCATCGAGTACGTCCGGACCGCCGTGGCCGCGGGAATGGACGTCGACGACTTCGCGCCCCGCCTCTCCTTCTTCTTCGTCGCCCGTACGACGATCCTGGAGGAGGTCGCCAAGTTCCGCGCCGCCAGGCGTATCTGGGCCCGGGTCATGCGGGACGAGTTCGGCGCGAGGAACCCCAAGTCGCTGATGCTGCGCTTCCACACCCAGACGGCGGGTGTCCAGCTCACCGCGCAGCAGCCCGAGGTGAACCTGGTCCGCGTCGCCGTCCAGGGCCTGGGCGCGGTCCTCGGCGGCACCCAGTCGCTGCACACCAACTCCTTCGACGAGGCCATCGCGCTGCCCACCGACAAGTCCGCGCGACTGGCCCTGCGCACCCAGCAGGTCCTCGCCTACGAGACGGACGTGACGGCGACGGTCGACCCCTTCGCGGGCTCGTACGTCGTCGAGAGGATGACCGACGACGTCGAGGCGGCCGCCGTCGCCCTCATGACGAGGGTCGAGGACCTCGGCGGCGCCGTCGAAGCGATCGAGCACGGCTTCCAGAAGGGCGAGATCGAGCGCTCCGCCTACCGCGTCGCCCAGGAGACCGACTCCGGCGAGCGGGTCGTGGTCGGCGTCAACCGCTTCCAGCTCGACGCCGAGGAACCGTACGAGCCACTCCGCGTCGACCCGGCCATCGAGGCCCAGCAGGCCGAACGCCTCGCCCGCCTCCGCGCCGAGCGCGACCAGGAGGCCGTCGACACCGCTCTCGCCGCACTGAAGAAGGCCGCCGAGGGCACGGACAACGTCCTCCATCCGATGAAGGAGGCCCTGCGCGCCCGCGCGACGGTCGGCGAGGTCTGCAACGCGCTGCGCGAGATCTGGGGCACGTACGTGCCGACGGACGCCTTCTGA
- a CDS encoding L,D-transpeptidase family protein, which translates to MRTTGMKRSLAALAAFAAVSGCTAHAVDARGTSRPVRIDGSLAPAPGSAGTDDKPSASSDGKDGGPGSAGTGKDGDTGSAGTGKGGEQAAVPAEVLWSRGDRGDDVRRAQARLHQVAWLITPPTGTYDTRTVEAVKGFQGKRGLPRTGRLDAVTWQRLRQMTHEPADWELYPYGGQPAAKPDPRCMTGRVLCVSKTSRTLRWMIDGKTVSEMDVRFGSQYTPTREGVFTVYFKSRHHVSTIYNTSMPYAMFFSGGQAVHYSSDFAARGYYGASHGCVNVRDEGKVAALFAQVRTGDKVVVYW; encoded by the coding sequence ATGCGTACGACTGGCATGAAGAGATCGCTGGCCGCGCTCGCGGCGTTCGCCGCGGTGAGCGGCTGCACGGCGCACGCCGTGGACGCGCGGGGGACGTCACGGCCGGTGCGGATCGACGGTTCGCTCGCCCCGGCCCCCGGCTCGGCGGGAACGGACGACAAACCGTCCGCCTCCTCGGACGGGAAGGACGGCGGGCCCGGTTCAGCGGGAACGGGCAAGGACGGCGATACCGGCTCCGCGGGGACGGGCAAGGGCGGCGAGCAGGCCGCTGTTCCCGCCGAGGTCCTCTGGTCCCGCGGCGACCGGGGCGACGACGTCCGCCGGGCGCAGGCCCGGCTGCACCAGGTCGCCTGGCTGATCACCCCGCCGACGGGGACGTACGACACCCGGACGGTCGAGGCCGTGAAGGGGTTCCAGGGCAAGCGGGGGCTGCCGCGCACCGGCCGACTGGACGCCGTCACCTGGCAGCGGCTGCGGCAGATGACGCACGAACCGGCGGACTGGGAGCTGTATCCCTACGGCGGACAGCCGGCCGCGAAACCCGACCCGCGCTGTATGACGGGCCGTGTGCTGTGCGTCAGCAAGACGAGCCGGACGCTGCGTTGGATGATCGACGGGAAGACGGTCTCGGAGATGGACGTGCGGTTCGGCTCGCAGTACACCCCGACCCGCGAAGGTGTGTTCACGGTCTACTTCAAGTCCCGCCACCATGTCTCGACGATCTACAACACATCGATGCCGTACGCGATGTTCTTCAGCGGCGGCCAAGCGGTGCACTATTCCTCGGACTTCGCGGCCCGCGGCTACTACGGCGCCTCGCACGGCTGCGTCAACGTACGGGACGAGGGGAAGGTCGCGGCGCTGTTCGCTCAGGTCAGGACGGGCGACAAGGTGGTCGTCTACTGGTGA
- a CDS encoding RNA polymerase sigma factor, with product MLGDDAELTAAVLAAQNGDETAFRTVYRAVHPRLLGYVRTLVGEPDAEDVTSEAWLQIARDLERFSGDADRFRGWAARIARNRALDHIRMRGRRPAIGGDETELTGKAAESDTATEAMESLSTGSTLSLIAQLPQDQAEAVVLRVVVGLDAKTAAETLGKRPGAVRTAAHRGLKRLAELLGTDPESVGALDAVPPQRGSRVRAVTSAGVTHTRSRAQKDM from the coding sequence GTGCTGGGGGACGACGCGGAGCTGACCGCCGCGGTACTTGCTGCACAGAACGGGGACGAGACCGCTTTCCGGACTGTGTACCGAGCGGTGCACCCACGACTGCTCGGATACGTACGGACGCTGGTGGGCGAGCCGGACGCGGAGGACGTCACGTCCGAGGCCTGGCTCCAGATCGCCCGTGACCTGGAGCGGTTCAGCGGCGACGCGGACCGGTTCCGCGGCTGGGCGGCGCGGATCGCCCGCAACCGCGCCCTGGACCACATACGGATGCGCGGCCGCCGCCCCGCGATAGGCGGCGACGAGACCGAGCTGACGGGCAAGGCCGCCGAGTCCGACACCGCGACCGAGGCGATGGAGTCGCTGTCCACCGGCAGCACCCTCTCGCTCATCGCCCAGCTCCCGCAGGACCAGGCGGAAGCCGTCGTCCTGCGCGTCGTGGTCGGCCTCGACGCCAAGACGGCCGCCGAGACCCTCGGCAAGCGCCCCGGAGCCGTGCGCACGGCGGCGCACCGCGGCCTGAAACGGCTCGCGGAGCTGCTCGGCACCGATCCGGAATCCGTCGGCGCGCTCGACGCCGTACCCCCGCAACGAGGTTCGCGCGTCCGCGCGGTGACGTCCGCCGGTGTGACGCATACGCGTTCGCGGGCGCAGAAGGACATGTGA
- a CDS encoding type II toxin-antitoxin system Phd/YefM family antitoxin, whose translation MTQMPIESIRDVRAHLAEVVERADRDDQPTVITRRGKEVAAIVSIDVLRKYQQWEEREINRIIDERMANRSAGVPIEDIMKETLARSE comes from the coding sequence ATGACGCAGATGCCCATAGAGTCCATCCGTGACGTCCGCGCACACCTTGCCGAAGTCGTCGAACGGGCCGATCGCGATGACCAGCCCACCGTGATCACGCGACGAGGAAAAGAAGTGGCCGCCATCGTCTCGATCGATGTCCTGCGCAAGTACCAGCAGTGGGAAGAGCGCGAGATCAATCGCATCATCGACGAGCGGATGGCGAACCGCTCGGCCGGCGTCCCCATCGAGGACATCATGAAGGAGACCCTGGCGCGCAGTGAGTGA
- a CDS encoding type II toxin-antitoxin system RelE family toxin, with amino-acid sequence MSEYRTVFRPEAQAELRKVPRDVALRILAKLTELESDPLGFSTTALVSQPDRRRLRVGDYRVIYTIDNGELVVWVVHVGHRSTVYET; translated from the coding sequence GTGAGTGAGTACCGGACCGTCTTCCGGCCCGAGGCGCAAGCCGAGCTTCGAAAAGTCCCCCGCGACGTGGCGCTGCGCATCCTGGCCAAGCTGACGGAACTGGAGAGTGACCCGCTCGGATTCAGCACCACGGCGCTGGTGTCCCAGCCCGATCGGCGTCGCCTCCGGGTCGGCGACTACCGCGTCATCTACACCATCGACAACGGCGAACTGGTCGTGTGGGTCGTTCATGTCGGACACCGCTCCACGGTCTACGAGACGTGA
- a CDS encoding RNA polymerase sigma factor, translated as MGQGGEPRRARPYDAELGVAVARAQEGDEAAFAVAYRIVQPGLLGYLRGIVGDDAEDVASDAWLEIARDLGRFRGDGEGFRGWTATIARHRALDHLRRLRVRPRGTTIEQDALDLPGGHSTHDEALETLSTAYALELVAGLPRDQAEAVLLRVVVGLDGPAAARVLGKRPGAVRTSAHRGLKRLARQLGVTGVTDEGPRTLGDSG; from the coding sequence TTGGGCCAGGGAGGGGAACCCCGCCGCGCGCGGCCGTACGACGCGGAACTCGGCGTGGCCGTGGCGCGGGCGCAGGAGGGGGACGAGGCCGCTTTCGCGGTCGCGTACCGGATCGTGCAGCCCGGACTGCTCGGCTATCTGCGCGGCATCGTCGGCGACGACGCCGAGGACGTGGCGTCCGACGCCTGGCTGGAGATCGCCCGGGACCTGGGGCGGTTCCGGGGCGACGGCGAGGGGTTCCGCGGCTGGACCGCGACCATCGCCCGGCACCGGGCGCTGGACCATCTGCGGCGGCTGAGGGTGAGGCCCCGGGGCACCACCATCGAGCAGGACGCGCTGGACCTGCCCGGCGGGCACAGCACGCACGACGAGGCGCTGGAGACGCTGTCCACCGCGTACGCCCTGGAACTGGTCGCGGGACTGCCGCGCGACCAGGCCGAGGCCGTGCTCCTGCGGGTGGTCGTCGGCCTCGACGGACCGGCCGCGGCACGCGTTCTCGGCAAGCGGCCGGGGGCGGTGCGCACCTCCGCGCACCGGGGCCTGAAGCGGCTCGCGCGCCAACTCGGCGTCACGGGTGTGACGGATGAGGGGCCCCGGACGCTGGGGGATTCGGGATGA
- a CDS encoding DUF4328 domain-containing protein yields the protein MRGTASRPPAAPLPPFVPPHGHAWLRPPFVLGKAAAASLGLVIAADLFSIWADYGMYTASGAVADGASDDAVWLRVDRADSLYAAAGHVQLITLVVAAVAFLTWFLRVRVNAEVFSPFGHTFSRAWARWGWFAPFVNLWRPRRIMAEIWDASRPAGTRGGHGLVNTWWAFWIIRAVVGRLAATTTGRAGTAQAIQDAAVQDLFSDAVDIVSAVFAVLVVLKLTRMQDRKAHEGPVASGA from the coding sequence GTGCGGGGGACCGCCTCGCGGCCTCCCGCGGCGCCGCTGCCGCCGTTCGTGCCGCCGCACGGTCATGCCTGGCTGCGCCCGCCCTTCGTCCTCGGGAAGGCCGCCGCCGCGTCGCTCGGCCTGGTGATCGCCGCGGACCTCTTCTCGATCTGGGCGGACTACGGGATGTACACCGCTTCGGGGGCCGTCGCGGACGGCGCGTCCGATGACGCCGTCTGGCTGCGGGTCGACCGGGCGGACTCCCTCTACGCCGCCGCCGGGCACGTACAGCTGATCACGCTCGTGGTGGCCGCGGTCGCCTTCCTCACCTGGTTCCTGCGGGTTCGTGTCAACGCGGAGGTCTTCAGCCCGTTCGGGCACACGTTCTCCCGGGCCTGGGCGCGATGGGGCTGGTTCGCTCCGTTCGTGAACCTGTGGCGCCCGCGCCGGATCATGGCGGAGATATGGGACGCCAGCCGCCCCGCGGGCACCCGTGGCGGACACGGGCTCGTCAACACCTGGTGGGCGTTCTGGATCATCAGGGCGGTGGTCGGCCGGCTCGCCGCCACCACGACCGGCAGGGCCGGGACCGCCCAGGCGATCCAGGATGCCGCCGTCCAGGACCTGTTCAGCGATGCCGTCGACATCGTGTCCGCCGTGTTCGCCGTCCTCGTCGTGCTGAAGCTGACGCGCATGCAGGACCGCAAGGCCCACGAGGGTCCGGTCGCGTCCGGCGCCTGA